The genomic stretch CCCCCTTAATGAACAGCCCCCTCTTTTCTGCATAATACTGATCACAAGGTCATGACTTTTTTAATGACTAATTTTGTTTGCAAACTCCATTAGGTAACTCTGAAGGAGATCTGCATGAATCTGTATAAATTTCATATGGTTCTTAGTTCTTACATTGTACCTCTTCTTTCATGAATGGTGAATCATGAAGCACTAGTTCTCTGTATTATGTTCTGCACTCCACTACCCTAAACCTCCATAAGAAAGCAACCAAAAATCCACAAAAAACAACATGCACCTAAGAAAAATCGAGACACTGCATAGTTAAAACACCTAAGAAAATCCCATCTTGTGATATTGTAAATGTTAGTAACTTTGTTCTAGATTGTATATGACACGAAACCATGAAAATTACCTACATTTCTATTCATGATCCCTCTCCGGTTAGTAACTTTGCttgttgataaaaatatatagagGCAGAATTCATGAGTGAGATGCCTAGGAACATAGCAAGGGTGGTGCATGTGGCAATGTCGACAACCTCTGATTCATTTTACTGCCAAAATGATTACTTTGATCTCTGTCATCTGAGAATGACATAATGGTATAAAATACATTGGATATTTACTTTTAACTTCAAGTTATATGTACCAAGAAAATGGACTTTGCGAGATACTGCTCCATCCTAGAGAAACACATGGCAATATCTCATTGAAGTGGTTTCCTGATTTAGTATTGATCAGTTTCAGGTGGAACCAGTTCTTTATGAGAAAAACTGAGTGAGACTTTATAGTGTCAAATAAAACAGATTACAGATATCAGAACTTGCGACCCTGTCGCCCAATCAAAACCCAAAGATGGCATTTACAGTTCGAGAGTGTAGCAAAGACCTGTTCAGGTATGTCTTAACTTTTCTCCACATTTATTTTGTCTTCCTTTTTTCATTTTACTCATACCAGACACCACACCAGATTGGTCCAAGCAATAATCAATACAGGACTGGCACATGATAATTAGTTCCTTCAGAAGTGCAATGTCCATGAAATAATACAAACTAAATCAACTCTTAATTACTTCAGAACAATCAAGGTAAAAATATATGCAGTATTTTAGTGATATCATATTATCACATAACATTCAGAAATGCAGTATACTAagtaaaagaaacaaagaaaaaggaaactcACTTGGGATCGaggaaagatatcagctagtagcTTCTTGTATCGCTTCACTGGCTGCCGAGACCTAGTTCGTAAAGAAGGGCAAAAGATACATAGGCTTTCACAAGCAGGCATAATGCTCCTTGATACTACCCCCATCTTCCTAAACAAGTACTATTATGTCAAGGGGAGCCCTCAAATTATTGGTGTTAAACCTACATTGGTAATAAAGTCAGTGACTTATATATTCCAGCCATAAAAACATAACAAAATCACATCCATGATAAGACTCAAACTTAGGCGCAGAGGATGTAGCCTatctaaattttcatttttttgagAGGAATTTCAAGTAAAACGATAGcttcatcaaagggggttcacaaACAATTAACATATCAAGATTTTCAATGCCATCCCATTCAATTGAAAAATAACAAACAATTACCCTGCTCATTCCATATGTACACCTGTCATTGTACTTATTACCTACGTTCAACCTGGTTACAAGATTTACCGAATTTTTCCTGATAACAAATGCAATTGAACCAGAAAACCTAATGAACCACATTAAGAAACTTAGTCAGCGTTGCAAGATAACATACGGGAGACGAAATCAGGAGGGATTGAGGACGATAACAGGTGTTGGACCCTGCTCTGCACAATTCTTTCTCCAAAACGAAAGAAAgcaagcaaaaacacaaaaaaaaaaaggagaaagaagagcAGAACGGAAGGGAAGACTGGAATCGCTCCAACCTTTCCCCtcgcccttctcctcctcctcctccccttactCCGCCTTCTGCGAAGCAGCGAGCGGTTCTTAGGCGAGAAACctaaagaggagaggagagagataACAGGCGTGACCGTTTCAAGCCTTTTAAAAGAGCCCCAAAGACCTGTTAAAAACAAACGGAATTGCTTCCCGACTTACTCTATTTTCTACCCATTTCATTATTGGGGAAGATTTTCGGGCCCGGCTGGGCTTACAAGTGGGTCCCATAAAGAGGTGACATTGGTCACGACGAGGATTAGCGCGAGGGGTCGTAAGTGACGGTGGTGGGACGTGTATACCGTTGGACGTGCCGCCCACGTGTGGGGCCAACAATAGTTGCCCGCACCTCTAACGGTTTTGCACCATCCTTTAAGAGGACTCTCTCCATTAACTGACATCTGATTGCGTTTACCCGCGACGCAACGCTGGGCCCCATTGGAGACCAACGGTGAGGCCCGCCTCTCTTCTGAGAGTAATCCGTAATAGATGTGGCGTAATTAGTACTAAACTTGCCCAATCAAAACATAGGTATAGTTGTCTGGTAAGTCAAAACGTGTCGGAAAGATATTGTTCTTTCATTAATTAACTATCGATGCCACTTTGGTGTTATTAGCAATTTATTACATCGCCGTGGACAAAAATGTcagaagaaaagggaaaatagGAGATTTGTATTGGCaacctttttattattattattatttacaacaTAAATTTCTATTGGCAATCCATCCCATACAATCGATaaccttttttaaaaataataaattattatatttactatttatattcttgtattattaatttattttttataattttttatttcatccttGTGGTCATTGTCATGTCACTCATCGTTCCCTTAACGtaattaaaaaaaagatgatatttaATTTGTTTGCTCAACTTGTAGGATTTTGTTGTTCAAGAAACTATAGAAAACAGCAAATCTTTGAACCAAACCCAGAATTTGATCTACTTAATTTGTTTGATGAAGTGAGATCTAAGAGATTAAGTACCAAAAGGCAATAattttatgatcacaattcaCAAGCATATCATGTGATCGCCAATTCTAAAGCAAAAGCTTGTGGAGCTAAGAAGAAGATTTTATGGAGAGAAaagcaaggatatatatatatatatatatatatatatatatatatatatatatatatatatatatataatcctaatTCTTACATGTGAATGAGAAGATTAGAAGAGGGCGCAGTAATTGGCCGGGTGGCAGTTGACGGTGGTTACGGGAAAGAAGGGGGCGGTGAAGTAAGGCTCCATCACGAGCTGGGACTGGACGGCCTCGATCGACGCGGCGCCATCCATCAGATCCCTCACCAGCGCGGCGTGGCACGACCACAGCCGCGTCAGCGCCGCCCGGTACTTGGCTGCCagacaccgcagccgcagccggcgGAGGAGCCCCGCCAGGAGCCGCCGCCCGCGCCACCGCCACCCCCGCCGCGAGCCCAGCCGGACCACCgccatcctcctcctccgccgcggcAGGCGGAGGACCGTGGGGCGACCGGGGAGGGCCGGCGGGCAGCGGCCGCCGTCGTTGGACGTGAGCATCCCGGTGGCGGAGAAGGCGAACGAACGATGGTCAAGACTCGAGTGCGCGAGGGAGGGTAGGCAGGCAAACGAGATGTAAAGCAAGTGGGGGACTGGGTTCTGCTCACTCGCGGTGAGACTGTCGTAACATGGCATGCTCCGATGGGATTAGTATAACAGCTGTTGGAGTAACACAGAAAAGATTAATTGGAGCAGTAACACAGAGCTCCACATATAAAAAAAGAACAAGCAAGAGCATCAAGATTTGGTGTCTTCCTGAGATCTTGCTGACATGATCTACTCTCTGTCCAGTGTCGAATGCAGTAAAGTCAAATGTGCAACTGTTCAGGTTGCCAAAACACTGCATCATTATTGCTGTCACTGTTACTGTGGATGGACACACCATCATGTAAACCTGATCTGGTATTTTGCTTTGCACACACAGAATACAGAGTTGGGTGGAGTTCCTGCACCCCTAAAAGGGACTTGAGATTTATCTTCGAAGCTCATCTTATTTCTGTGATGGCTTCCACTTGGAAGTCAGTCCTTCATATCTGAGACATGCTTATGAAATGGCAGACTTCTCTACGTTTCAGCATAGTTAACTTCATCCATTCTCTTTCCATGAAGAAGAATGATGTGAGTGCTGAGAACTTTCACGAGTGGTTGGCTAATCATCAACAGTGGTTCATAACTTGCAAGTGCTTAATTGTTTTTGGTGTTCATTCCGTtgggcctacccaaatatttcaattatttgccGACATACTTTCTTGGATTGTCTGCATCTGGTTCGATGAAGACAGCAACCGGAAGGAAGAAGATGCTCTGCGTGATCCATTTGTGTGGATGCTCCTGAGACAGCACCAAAGATGTTACTGGTGCAGAAGAAACCATGGCATGGTCACAGGACTGTGATCAGTGATTGCTGCGACGCCTGTGGTTTGGAGATCTTCACACTTGTTCTTCGAGTATTCGCTGCCCTATTCAACAGGGCTTCGATAGGAGCCTTTCGTGGCATTGGTTTCAGACAAAACCTTCTTCTTCATTGCAGTTGTTGTTCCACGGGTCAGTCTTCAGTGCTGCTCTTCTTACACATTGTTCTtattcttgatcttgttatgCGATGAAGACCACAATATGTCTGCAACAGATATAATGTGCGTCAAGAATTTTTGTGAAATCTCCTAAAGAAGACAATGATGATCAAGAATTTAACAGGCCCTGGCAAACAGATGGGCAGAATTCTATATATCAAACAACATGATTCAGGGATACAAGAGAATTAATATGGTATGTCAAGCCAGAACAAAGGAATACAAAATTATGGTCTGATCCTAACATAGACATCCAGTGGTACAGCAGGGTTTAGTACACTTAGGTAGGAGGCATACATCTGTACACCTTGTGCAGGACCAGACACAACCACAAGAATAGTCCGGGCAGGAGAGTTTTGGAAGCGCACAAGTTCTCGAGCTACGGCACCGATTTGAGAAACAGCATGGTCCGAAGCATGAAAGTCTCCGGCCACAGCACCGTGAGCAGTCGCAATGTGGTCTGGAGCATGTAGGATTCCAGCCACAGCACCATTTTTCAGCACAGCATGAACTGGGGCATGATGGCCGCCAGCCACCACAGAGTGGCTGAGTACAACATGAGTTGGAGCATGATGTCTTGCAGCCGCCGCAACATGGTTGATCGCAGTATGAACAGGAGCATGAAGGCCTCCAGCCACACCGCCATGGTCCGAAGCAGGAAGACCACCACCTACAGCAACGAGGCCTGCAGGAGGAAGCATTCAGGCAATGGCATTTCGGTTTGCAGCAAGATACATCTGAACAACTGCAGCAGGTTTTGCCGCAACTGCAAGGATTCTTTGTGCAGCTGCAGCATGTTCCAGCACAACTGCAAGGATTGGAGCAGCTGCAGCATGTTCGGCCACAAGTGCAAGGATCTTTTGAGCACCTGAAGCATGTTCCAGCACAACTGCAAGCATTGGAGCAGCTGCAGCATGTTTGACCACAAGTGCAAGGAATTTTTGAGCAGCTGCAGCATGTTCTCCTACAACTGCCAGGAATTTTCAAGCAGCTGCAGCATGTTCTACCGCAACTGCAAGGAACCTCCGAGCAGCTGCAGCATGTTCTGCTGCAAGTGCATGGAACTTTTGAGCAGCTGAAGCATGTTCCTTCACAACTGCAAGGAGTCTTCGAGCAGCTGCTGCATTTTCTGTCACGGCTGCAAGGAAATTTCAGGCAGCTACAGCATGTTCCTATGTTACAGCAGGAAAGCTTCGAGCAGCTGCAGCATGCTCTGCTGCAGATGCAAGGAACTTCTGCACAACTGCAGCACGGTCTGCCGGGAGAAGCCTCACAGCATTGAGAGCTGGGACATTCACATTGACAACAGGAACAGCTTCGTGGACAAGAGCAACACTCACTGAAGCAGCAAATCCATGAGAAATTGAAACACAACTTTGACCTGCACATGAACCAAACAAGTCCTTTTGGCATTTGTATAAACGCTTTTTTGCAAAATAAAGAAAACTTATTTTCTCATATTAATTTCTAATAACAACTAATGATCTTTGTTACATCATCTGTATACTAAATTGTCAACCTCTGAACCTGGTGAAAGGACTTCATATGGATATGACACTAACAACTCAGAAGATGGCAAAAATTTGGTGCTGTAATATCTGTTGCAGCTCTTCAAATATAGAGCATGATCATTAAGATATTTACGAACAAAATTAAGGTCCACATAATGAGAATATTGACTGGTGTGTAATTATGTGGATCTTAAATTCTTAATTACCAAAGCTTATAAATTATAAGCATCCAAGATTTTACGACAAGTTATCTGACTTTTGGAGCAATGTTCTGGTgacatcaaaagaaaaataaatctggCAGTCAACGTGCACCGACTAGATGACATGGGAGCACAAGAAAGAATCTAAAATGAATAAGATGCACTTATCATCCATATATTACTAGAGCAAGCATATATTCACTAGGTCAAATACAAACAGAATCGTAGATGTTCTGACCAATTTTTTCAAGTAGTTATTCTTTATGCTAGTCAactattaaatattaatcataggaaaatatatttttgtagCACTTCTTTAGCCAAAAACATTACATGAAGAGAATTAATCAACAGAAAAGCATCCAAGACTCACTCATGATTGCCATCGATTCATGGTTTTCAATTGCTAATTCATTTTCTTATTTAAATTTCTGATTTCTGACTTTTCTGTTCCTTTTAACCAATGCCTTGAAAATGATAAACCTGGTCATTTCAAATTACAAGTGCAAAAAAATTATTGAGTCCTTGTTGCTTTACTGTAGGAGTATCTTAAACAGATAACAACAATTGTCAACGAGGAGACACAATTTTCATGAAGGAAACAGTCAGGCTTTTGTTTATTCTGAAACAACAGTTTCCATTTATTCCAGGCACAAGCCGCAGAATTACACTAAATATACAGTAATTTTGATTCATATCGAGGTTAGAACCCCTCCGTAGTGGTTGTTAGAACATCaacttttattatataaatctgaagcTGTATATACACTTAAAGTTCAACTAAATGTAGATATTTTTTAACAACTTCAAGAATATAATCGAGATTtagtcattatcaaaatccaatctAAACCAAAGAAGCTAGTTAACCCCAAGGACCATGTTTTGCATCAATAAAGCATGTCAGAGTTGGACttggcattttttttatttttaaacataacaTACATATTATTTTAAACAGAAGAAATGTTGAGATAAATAAGCATATTAAGACAGGCACCGACACTTCAGTTTATTTCATTCAAAAGGGATATTTCATGGTTCGAAATAAAGGAACATCATTTTTCATTGCTTTTTATAATATCACCTTCTAGATAACTTAGCCATCAAACAAGACATAATGCCAAAGTATAATACTTAATGACGGCACAGTCGAAAAGACATTAAAAATAGCACCTATCAGTAATCTAAAGCAACCCAACATGTCAAATAATGTAGCTGCTATCTTCTGAGGAGATTGCTGGTTCATGTCCTTGCAAATAATTATGAAAGGAGCTAATAGATCAGCAACTACGTAATAAAGAACATTCATACCTCAAAACACAACAAGAGCCCAGGTGAATTTATAATACAAAGTTACATCACACTAGACCAaactatttttctctttttgtttttgaATGTCAAGTTTCATTGTTCCACACTGCTTCAGAATTGGATATGTTTTTGCTTATATGATACTCAGGAAAGAAATGAATAAAACTGATAAAAGACAACAAAATTCAGAAAGTACCGTATCCATCTCCACAAGCAACACGATTTGTGCCTCCGCTTATTTCTGTTTGACAGAAGAAACATACAAAAGTTACATGTTTTTACACAAA from Musa acuminata AAA Group cultivar baxijiao chromosome BXJ1-3, Cavendish_Baxijiao_AAA, whole genome shotgun sequence encodes the following:
- the LOC135617432 gene encoding guanine nucleotide-binding protein subunit gamma 4-like gives rise to the protein MGETVPTAPPLLAPPVVVVAPSPKSPPKYPDLCGRRRLQLELQILNREVGFIEEELQSLEGIQPVSRCCKEVNDFVGTKPDPLIPINKRRHKSCCLWRWIRSKLCFNFSWICCFSECCSCPRSCSCCQCECPSSQCCEASPGRPCCSCAEVPCICSRACCSCSKLSCCNIGTCCSCLKFPCSRDRKCSSCSKTPCSCEGTCFSCSKVPCTCSRTCCSCSEVPCSCGRTCCSCLKIPGSCRRTCCSCSKIPCTCGQTCCSCSNACSCAGTCFRCSKDPCTCGRTCCSCSNPCSCAGTCCSCTKNPCSCGKTCCSCSDVSCCKPKCHCLNASSCRPRCCRWWSSCFGPWRCGWRPSCSCSYCDQPCCGGCKTSCSNSCCTQPLCGGWRPSCPSSCCAEKWCCGWNPTCSRPHCDCSRCCGRRLSCFGPCCFSNRCRSSRTCALPKLSCPDYSCGCVWSCTRCTDVCLLPKCTKPCCTTGCLC